Sequence from the Fodinibius salicampi genome:
CTCATCTCGTCGCCAGCGCAGATCTGCTCGTTTGCTCAGTACGCCCGTTCCTGTACAGGGAGCATCCAGAAGAACCCCGTCCGCTTCATCAAGTTCGAGTTCAGTTACATCTGCCCGGCGCACACGGATGTTTTCTGCGTGATAGGTAAGGGCACTTGATGCCAGTTTGTCCAGCCGTTCCGAAGAAATATCTACGGCCAAAATACTTCCTTCTGCATTCATTCGATCAGCCATCAGGATGCTTTTTGTACCCGGAGCAGCACATAGATCGTAAATTTCCTCACCGGGCTGAGGATCAAGAAGAAAGGGAGCGAAGCCAGCGGCTATATCCTGTACCTGGCAAAAACCTTTGTCAAGCCAACCCTTGGATATAAAAGGAGCAACGCTATCCACTTGAAAATAACCTGGAAGCCAATCGCTCTCCGTAAAGTCAATGTCGTGCTTCGTCATTCTCAGTTTAAAATTTTCTGTTTTGGTACGCAGGTTGTTAGCCCGGACATAGTAGACCGGCCTTTTGTTATTAGCCTGCATCAGCTTAAAAGCTTCACGCTCTCCAAACCGCTTCGTCCATCGTTCTACGAGCCATTCCGGATGTGAAAAGGTCGTTGCAACGAGTTTTGTCCGGTCTTCATAGGAGGGTTTGGGAAGGTTATCAATATCGCGCTGGAGATTCCGGAGAATTGCATTGGTGAGATCACCCGTACGTGAGCCGAGTTTCAGCTTAGCAAGTTCCACCGACTCATTAATCGCCGCATAATCAGGGGTACTGTCCATGAATACCATATCATAGATGCCCAGGCGTAAAATGTTTTTTAAGCTGGGCTTCATCTCCTTGATCTTAACATTTGAAAACTCGTCAATAAGGAAATCAAGATAGGTGCGGCGTCTTAAAATATTTTGTACATATTCGCGGACTTCAGCACGGCCGCGCGAATCCAATTGATCTGCAGTCGAATAATCTAATACGTTATTTTTGTCAAAATTGATTAATATTTCTACGCTGACAGAACGAGCCGATGCTTCAGTTTCCAATGCGATATCCAATTTAAATTATATTTTCAGTGATCTGTTCGCTGCGGACAAAAAAGAGTTCAGGACCAGTGGATTTCGAAATGAATCTTAATCAAAAAATGGCTGACTCTAAAATTGATGGAACAGGTTTAAAAAAATACAGTTTTAGGAGGGGAGTTGCTAATACGGAATAAGAAATCTGGTCACTGATTTTAATACTTTATTTTGATCAGTCATTACCTGTTCTGTGCGAAATAGTATACTGGTAATCCTAATAGAAGAATCAGAATTCCAACAAGTGCTCCCCATCCGGTGAATACAACACTAGAATAGAGCAGGTACAGGCAAACGGTCATAAATAACAGGGGAGTAAGAGGATAGAGTGGAACTCTAAATGACAATTTATAGTTGGGATTTCTTCGGAAAACAAAAAGAGATAAAGTTGTTAAAAAAATAAAAAACCAAAATACCGGTGCGGTATAATCAACCATTGTAGAAACAGCTTCTTCTGTAAAGCCACCCAGTATAACAAGTCCAAAAGCAATAAAACCCTGGAGTAGCAAAGCATTAACGGGGGTGTTATTGGCATGATTCCATTGGCCAATAAATTTGAGAAGAGGGAAATCACGTCCTAATGCATAATTTGTTCTGGCTCCGGTAATAATCGTAGCATTTGCAGTAGAAAGGGCTGAAATCACAATGAGGACTGCCATTGCAAATGATCCGCCGGACCCAATAATTTTATTGCTCAGGCTAACTCCGATAGTATCGGAATTTCGCAGGGTTTCAAGCCCTAAAAGCTGGAGGTAGGCACTGTTAATAAGCACGTATAGGACGGTAATAGTCGCCAGGCTTAACAGAAGTACGCGAGAAATATTTTTCCGAACATCCTTAATTTCGGCGGAAAGGTATACGCCTTCGTTCCAGCCTCCGTAAGTGAGCAGTACAAATATCATAGCTGCTCCCGCGGAGGTAGTCACACCTGAGTCGGAAGCAGCTTGTACCGGTTCAGCGCTGAATCCGGTTAATACTCCGGCTAAACCAGCCAGCAGCAAAACAACCACAATTATAGAGGTCATAGCCGTTTGGATATTTTTAGAGGGACCGGTGCCTATAATATTGAGGGCGGTTAGCCCAACGACCGTAATTCCGGCATAAATAGAGGAGCTGTAGGTCCCTAGATCATAAATGACAGACGCATAATCGCCCAGAATAAAAGCTGCAAGAGTAATGGAGCCGGTTTGTATGACGGTCATACGTCCCCATGAAAAGAGAAAACCGGTACCCGGACCAAATGCCTTGGTAAGGAAAAAGTACTCTCCTCCCGCATCGGGCTTGGCAGAGGCTAATTCTGCATAGCAAAGTGCCCCAATAATTGAAATGATGCCTCCCGCTATCCAAAAGCTAAGATAATGCAGTTCTGAGGCGGCATTTTGTGCAACCATGGAGGGCAGGCGAAAAATACCAATACCTATAACAATGCCTATTATGACGGCAATCGCATTGAAGTTGTTAAAAATTCGCCGGGGCTTGCCCCGGGAGTCCTTTTTCATATAATAGTATAAATAATTATGGCTATCTCACTTATTTGGCATACCAATGTAAAAGCTACTCGCGGGTAGCAGTCCAGGGAGAAAATGTCTTTTCATTTGCATTATGGTGTTGCATGGAGCCATGGATTTGATCGCCTTCTACACGTCCGCTGAAAATGTAAAACTGGTTGCCATTCGAGGCTTTTATAGTAATGCGGTCGCCTCTTAACAATTGTTGCTCTGTCTTATAGGTAGTGCCATTTTGATCAGTGAGTGAAGCGGTAATCTCCTGATACCTTTGCGTTAAATTAATTTCAAAATCTTTGCCGTCAGCCGAAAAATTCCAGTTGCCTGCTACTTTTGCTGGAATAACCCAGTAGTAAATGTCATGCGACCGACTGCTTCCCTCTGATTCAATAGTAAGTTTTTTATCTGCTTTCCAATCTCCCATATCAAAGCTGTGAGAAACAATACGTGTACCCGGCTGCAGCCTATCGAGTAATTCCGGACGTAGTTTCTTGTTTACGGAGGGCAGGAGATACATGGTAATTACGGATGCTTCACTGAAGTCGGTTTCAAAGAGGTTGCCTTCGATAAATAGGATTTGATCGTCTACTCCGGCATCCTGTGCATTTTGACGCGCTTCTTCTATGCGTTCCGGATCAAGATCAATTCCATGACCATTGGCCCCGCGTTCTGCTGCAGCTATTACTATGCGTCCATCGCCGGATCCCAAATCAATAACATAGTCACTTGGTTTAACGTCGGTAACCTCTAACATTTTTTGAACTACGTTATCGGGCGTAGGTACATACGGAACATCCAGATCTTGCGCTTGTAGCGGGGAAGAAGCCAGTAGTAAAAACAGGCTAACAACAAAAGCAGTAATCGTTGATTTGAGAAATCTATTTATTGATGAAGTTGACATATTCGTCACCATTTTTTAAAAGGGTTGAAAAGGGAAGATTATAGCTAATGAATATAGGTTAAAAATCATGCTCAAAAACAACACTAAGTTAAATAAAGGTTATAAACTTAACAGTTACAACTACAAGCTATATTCATTATGTAATAAAGAGTTAAAATTGTTAGAAGTTCCCACCAACCTCATGTAATTGGATTCAAATAATTTGGTTTGAAAGATTATGTATTGCTTTTGCCTTTTCCTTGGAAAAAGCCTAACTTTCGTCGCTTCCAGAGTGATGGAACATTTCGACTAAAATTACCAAAATTAACTCATTATAATCGACTATTAGATAATGAATAAAGGAACCGTTGCACAGGTCATTGGTCCGGTTGTGGATGTGGACTTTGATGAGGGAAGCATCCCCCCCGTATTAAATGCCCTCTATATTGAACGTGAAGACAAATCTAAACTTTATCTGGAAGTTGCCCAGCACCTCGGAGAAAATCGTGTGCGTACCATTGCGATGGACTCTACCGATGGCTTGGTTCGGGAAATGGAAGTCGTTAACACCGGTGCTCCGATCTCCATGCCTGTCGGCGAAGATATTCGCGGAAGAGTATTTAATGTGGTTGGAGAACCAATTGATGGCATTGAGCCACCTAAAGGAGACCGAACGTATCCCATTCACCGATCTGCTCCCGAGTTTAAAGAATTGGCAACTTCTACCGAAATGCTGGAAACCGGTATTAAGGTTATTGAC
This genomic interval carries:
- the rsmB gene encoding 16S rRNA (cytosine(967)-C(5))-methyltransferase RsmB, producing the protein MDIALETEASARSVSVEILINFDKNNVLDYSTADQLDSRGRAEVREYVQNILRRRTYLDFLIDEFSNVKIKEMKPSLKNILRLGIYDMVFMDSTPDYAAINESVELAKLKLGSRTGDLTNAILRNLQRDIDNLPKPSYEDRTKLVATTFSHPEWLVERWTKRFGEREAFKLMQANNKRPVYYVRANNLRTKTENFKLRMTKHDIDFTESDWLPGYFQVDSVAPFISKGWLDKGFCQVQDIAAGFAPFLLDPQPGEEIYDLCAAPGTKSILMADRMNAEGSILAVDISSERLDKLASSALTYHAENIRVRRADVTELELDEADGVLLDAPCTGTGVLSKRADLRWRRDEEGLKNAVEQQARLLDSAAKMVKKGGRLVYSTCSLEEEENMDQIMNFLDRHENFELQTVEGYVPEEVMVDGGFGYQTFPHKHNCDGHFGVLLKRTS
- a CDS encoding APC family permease produces the protein MKKDSRGKPRRIFNNFNAIAVIIGIVIGIGIFRLPSMVAQNAASELHYLSFWIAGGIISIIGALCYAELASAKPDAGGEYFFLTKAFGPGTGFLFSWGRMTVIQTGSITLAAFILGDYASVIYDLGTYSSSIYAGITVVGLTALNIIGTGPSKNIQTAMTSIIVVVLLLAGLAGVLTGFSAEPVQAASDSGVTTSAGAAMIFVLLTYGGWNEGVYLSAEIKDVRKNISRVLLLSLATITVLYVLINSAYLQLLGLETLRNSDTIGVSLSNKIIGSGGSFAMAVLIVISALSTANATIITGARTNYALGRDFPLLKFIGQWNHANNTPVNALLLQGFIAFGLVILGGFTEEAVSTMVDYTAPVFWFFIFLTTLSLFVFRRNPNYKLSFRVPLYPLTPLLFMTVCLYLLYSSVVFTGWGALVGILILLLGLPVYYFAQNR
- a CDS encoding class I SAM-dependent methyltransferase; this encodes MSTSSINRFLKSTITAFVVSLFLLLASSPLQAQDLDVPYVPTPDNVVQKMLEVTDVKPSDYVIDLGSGDGRIVIAAAERGANGHGIDLDPERIEEARQNAQDAGVDDQILFIEGNLFETDFSEASVITMYLLPSVNKKLRPELLDRLQPGTRIVSHSFDMGDWKADKKLTIESEGSSRSHDIYYWVIPAKVAGNWNFSADGKDFEINLTQRYQEITASLTDQNGTTYKTEQQLLRGDRITIKASNGNQFYIFSGRVEGDQIHGSMQHHNANEKTFSPWTATRE